A genomic window from Aquitalea aquatilis includes:
- a CDS encoding DUF294 nucleotidyltransferase-like domain-containing protein, with translation MPTPFPADWQALLQHEPFTAMTEDQLAQLAGQARRQHYPRGASLTSPQAGPASQLFIVLEGQVLAEDIYSGQAFALLGQGEMFPLGALLAQRPVTNHYRADSDCMVLQLPQAAFVTLCQQSAAFQLFCTQRLANLLSRARQLHPAALGGQGLSLHTPLAAVIQRPAVCCRPETTLRPLLQLMQQEGVGSVVITSPEQRLLGLFTLRDLLDAHLAGHGDDTPVQQLMRQPACLLPPSALASEAMLALAQSGERHVMVCEGMTLVGIVSEHDLYRLSRLDMKEMLQRLSRCDSTAALSGVAATFRRQVLALFQQGMDANATTRLLSLFNDQLLTRLCQLHLSGAGLEEVEICWLQLGSSGRQENTLTSDQDSALVFRCNDALRQQQLAQHLPAIAQRIGSALSACGIPLCRNGLMAGNPSHCLSYADWSDTVIQQLQSAPQDAGHIGLYLDLRPAWGQHKLGLELAGQLRQAATQPAVLSALSRSARRYQPPLGWSGRLQTDQDEQLDLKAAVDFFVDAARILALHAGSAASRTSERFAAAASLPGLSTSACQSFADSAQFLQELRLRHQLACQEAAARLDNMIRPAELGALDARILKETLRQARKLQAWLAQYIP, from the coding sequence ATGCCAACCCCCTTTCCGGCCGACTGGCAGGCCCTGCTCCAGCACGAACCCTTTACCGCCATGACCGAGGACCAGCTCGCACAGCTGGCCGGGCAGGCGCGCCGCCAGCACTATCCGCGTGGAGCCAGCCTCACCAGCCCGCAAGCCGGCCCCGCCAGCCAGCTGTTCATCGTGCTGGAAGGCCAGGTGCTGGCCGAAGACATCTACAGCGGCCAGGCCTTTGCCCTGCTGGGGCAGGGTGAAATGTTTCCACTGGGTGCCCTGCTGGCGCAGCGGCCGGTCACCAATCACTACCGCGCCGACAGCGACTGCATGGTGCTGCAGCTGCCACAGGCGGCCTTTGTGACACTGTGCCAGCAGTCGGCCGCCTTCCAGCTGTTCTGCACCCAGCGGCTGGCCAACCTGCTGTCGCGCGCCCGCCAATTACACCCGGCCGCGCTGGGCGGACAGGGGCTTAGCCTGCACACTCCGCTTGCCGCGGTGATCCAGCGTCCGGCAGTCTGCTGCCGCCCGGAAACCACGCTGCGCCCCTTGCTGCAACTGATGCAGCAAGAAGGGGTGGGCTCGGTCGTCATCACCAGCCCCGAGCAGCGCCTGCTGGGCCTGTTCACCCTGCGCGACCTGCTGGACGCCCATCTGGCCGGCCACGGTGACGACACCCCGGTACAGCAGCTGATGCGCCAGCCCGCCTGCCTGCTGCCGCCCAGCGCCCTGGCCAGCGAAGCCATGCTGGCTCTGGCCCAGAGCGGCGAACGCCATGTCATGGTATGTGAAGGCATGACGCTGGTAGGCATCGTGTCCGAGCACGATCTATACCGCCTGTCGCGGCTGGACATGAAGGAAATGCTGCAACGCCTGAGCCGCTGCGACAGCACGGCGGCCCTGTCCGGCGTGGCAGCCACCTTCCGTCGTCAGGTACTGGCATTGTTTCAGCAGGGCATGGATGCCAATGCCACCACCCGTCTGCTCAGCCTGTTCAATGACCAGTTGCTGACCCGGCTATGCCAGCTGCACCTGAGCGGAGCCGGGCTGGAGGAAGTGGAAATCTGCTGGCTGCAACTGGGCAGCAGCGGTCGCCAGGAAAACACCCTGACCTCGGATCAGGACAGCGCACTGGTTTTCCGCTGCAACGATGCCTTGCGCCAGCAACAACTGGCCCAACACCTGCCGGCCATCGCCCAGCGCATCGGCTCGGCCCTCAGCGCCTGCGGCATTCCGCTGTGCCGCAACGGATTGATGGCGGGCAATCCCAGTCATTGTCTGTCCTACGCCGACTGGAGCGACACGGTGATTCAGCAGTTGCAAAGTGCACCGCAGGATGCCGGGCATATCGGCCTGTATCTGGACCTGCGCCCGGCCTGGGGTCAGCACAAGCTGGGGCTGGAGTTGGCCGGACAATTACGCCAGGCAGCCACTCAGCCAGCGGTACTGAGTGCACTCAGCCGCAGCGCCCGCCGCTATCAGCCGCCACTGGGCTGGAGCGGACGCCTGCAAACCGACCAGGATGAACAACTGGACCTGAAAGCCGCCGTCGACTTCTTCGTCGACGCCGCCCGCATTCTGGCCTTGCACGCCGGCTCGGCCGCCAGCCGTACCAGCGAACGCTTTGCTGCCGCCGCCAGTTTGCCCGGTCTGTCCACCAGCGCCTGCCAGTCTTTTGCCGACAGTGCGCAATTCCTGCAGGAGCTGCGGCTGCGCCACCAACTGGCCTGCCAAGAGGCGGCAGCGCGGCTGGACAATATGATCCGTCCGGCCGAACTGGGTGCACTGGATGCACGCATCCTGAAAGAAACCCTGCGTCAGGCACGCAAGCTGCAAGCCTGGCTGGCCCAATATATTCCTTAA
- a CDS encoding substrate-binding periplasmic protein, protein MSPTLLALTLGLLLHIGAAQAVAITIACEDNLPPFSSGPSGQEHGIVVEIIRQITKDLGLSDAIHLFPWSRVYAMGQNQPNTLVCAMARTPERENLFQWVGEVIHSPPVLLMLADNRQHLPNDGRLDDYRRYTIGVLHGSYQEKYLLAHGFTALEPFASYTQGYQMLRAGRIDLWAANQLTAFSTVRQLQDDPGRLLQTAFVFRELPQGMSMAFSLGTPRATVDAFRKALDAIKHDGRYQKILNQNS, encoded by the coding sequence ATGTCCCCTACCCTGCTGGCCCTGACTCTGGGCCTGCTGTTGCATATCGGCGCGGCGCAAGCGGTCGCCATCACCATCGCCTGCGAAGACAATCTGCCGCCGTTTTCCAGCGGCCCCAGCGGGCAGGAGCACGGCATCGTGGTAGAGATCATCCGCCAGATCACCAAGGATCTCGGCCTGAGCGATGCCATCCACCTGTTTCCCTGGAGCCGGGTCTATGCCATGGGCCAAAACCAGCCCAACACCCTGGTCTGCGCCATGGCGCGCACGCCGGAACGGGAAAACCTGTTTCAGTGGGTGGGCGAGGTGATCCACTCGCCACCGGTATTACTGATGCTGGCCGACAATCGCCAGCACCTGCCCAATGACGGCCGGCTGGACGACTACCGTCGCTACACCATCGGCGTGCTGCACGGTTCCTATCAGGAAAAATATCTGCTGGCACATGGCTTTACCGCCCTGGAGCCGTTTGCCTCCTATACCCAGGGTTACCAGATGCTGCGCGCCGGGCGGATTGATCTGTGGGCCGCCAATCAGCTGACCGCCTTTTCCACGGTGCGCCAATTACAGGACGATCCTGGCCGCCTGCTGCAAACCGCTTTTGTGTTCCGCGAGCTGCCACAGGGCATGTCCATGGCCTTCAGCCTCGGCACACCACGCGCCACGGTAGATGCCTTCCGCAAGGCGCTGGACGCCATCAAGCACGATGGTCGCTATCAGAAGATCCTCAACCAGAACAGTTAG
- a CDS encoding bestrophin family protein, which produces MIVRSPVSWFRLLFVWNGSVLPRILSRLLLVFLISLLATAARHWWLSSHGDSALSIPTFTLLGVSLAIFLGFRNSVSYERFWEARKLWGGLLVVNRSITRQLLAAAPEHPQVAQVLDLICAFAYALKAQLREEEGCDHMPRLLPADLLDEVNGARFRPGIILRRLGQLILQLQAEGVISEWQWQALDQKLNTMSEVLGGCERIGSTPIPYTYRVLLNRTVTIYSLLLPLGLVSSIGWLTPPIAVFIAYTYLALEVIGEELEEPFGREGNDLPLAALCHTIELAVREMQGQPMPVTAPQPQGIYLY; this is translated from the coding sequence ATGATTGTCCGCTCTCCAGTGTCCTGGTTTCGTTTGCTGTTCGTGTGGAATGGCTCGGTGTTGCCGCGCATTCTGTCACGCTTGCTGCTTGTCTTTCTGATTTCGCTGCTAGCGACTGCTGCGCGGCATTGGTGGCTGAGCAGCCATGGTGATTCGGCATTAAGCATTCCCACCTTTACCCTGCTGGGGGTATCGCTGGCGATTTTCCTGGGTTTTCGCAACTCGGTCAGCTACGAGCGCTTCTGGGAGGCACGTAAGCTGTGGGGGGGCCTGCTGGTGGTGAATCGTTCGATTACCCGCCAGCTGCTGGCTGCCGCGCCTGAGCATCCGCAGGTGGCACAGGTGCTGGACCTGATTTGTGCTTTTGCCTATGCCTTGAAGGCACAGCTGCGCGAAGAGGAGGGGTGTGATCACATGCCACGTCTGCTGCCGGCTGATCTGCTGGATGAGGTGAATGGCGCGCGCTTCCGGCCGGGCATCATTCTGCGTCGGCTGGGCCAGCTGATCCTGCAACTGCAAGCCGAGGGTGTCATCAGCGAATGGCAATGGCAGGCGCTCGATCAAAAGCTGAATACCATGTCGGAAGTGCTGGGTGGTTGCGAACGTATCGGCAGCACGCCCATTCCCTACACCTACCGGGTTTTGCTGAACCGCACGGTCACCATCTATAGCTTGTTGTTGCCGTTGGGCCTGGTCAGCAGCATAGGCTGGCTGACACCGCCGATAGCGGTGTTCATCGCTTATACCTATCTGGCACTGGAAGTGATTGGCGAGGAGCTGGAAGAACCATTTGGCCGCGAGGGCAATGATCTGCCGCTGGCCGCGCTGTGCCACACCATCGAACTGGCCGTGCGCGAGATGCAGGGGCAGCCGATGCCGGTCACGGCGCCGCAGCCGCAGGGTATTTATCTGTATTGA